A stretch of Microtus pennsylvanicus isolate mMicPen1 chromosome 5, mMicPen1.hap1, whole genome shotgun sequence DNA encodes these proteins:
- the Saxo4 gene encoding stabilizer of axonemal microtubules 4: MEIKDVKCLAAGARAMRKKEVCAMPGAPLLDSLAISTSGGPASLEQLLPPVASADLRANCRGQAHGALPHSTMMGKLPLGVVSPYVKMSSGGCSDPLKFYATSYCTAYGREEFKPRMGSHVGTGYKSNYRPLVSYQPHLDTLDNPAIGEQIRDTSKSVTSQSYCPLEVPDGKHPMPWNLYQTTSGYGREKLNTGPLSKEVKKVHFDTQDHGPQTITGLEPKEVPLLHQQQGKGSVEWENSHYGPRFMASEYNSKYIKEAPNHSDLLLKKTISSKEETGFTEGSTKNPIVFQPPSQAYPGDPVPHPGRSITKSDFLPISHPQGSEFLPVLSRGSDRDTGYSRVNERVLNPRMPAPSPQPASMSHRSYQPPQRMQQTNVALLGRESVGNKEPTGFTINNPSYVRSSYESDRDQRYLTTYNQGYFENIPKGLDREGWTRGGIQPQKAGGYALKESITRMDTTPNPTETLRQLHPHVGRTLTSVDPFYRDTPHSNRYTATS; the protein is encoded by the exons ATGGAGATAAAGGATGTAAAGTGTCTG GCAGCTGGGGCCAGAGccatgagaaagaaagaagtctgtGCCATGCCTGGCGCTCCTCTCCTGGACAG CTTGGCCATCTCCACTTCAGGAGGGCCGGCTTCTcttgagcagctcctgcctcctgtggCCTCTGCCGACCTCAGAGCCAACTGCAGAGGGCAG GCCCACGGGGCTCTGCCCCACAGCACCATGATGGGAAAACTCCCTCTCGGGGTTGTCTCTCCTTATGTGAAAATGAGTTCGGGGGGCTGCTCTGACCCTCTGAAATTTTATGCTACCAGCTACTGCACAGCCTATG GTCGGGAGGAGTTCAAGCCCCGAATGGGGAGCCATGTAGGCACAGGCTACAAATCCAACTATCGGCCTCTGGTCTCCTACCAACCCCATCTGGATACCCTGGACAATCCAGCCATAGG GGAACAGATTCGTGACACTTCCAAGTCTGTGACCAGTCAGAGCTACTGTCCCCTAGAAGTGCCTGATGGCAAACACCCCATGCCCTGGAACCTGTACCAGACCACCTCTGGCTATGGGCGAGAGAAGCTCAATACTGGACCACTTTCCAAGGAG GTTAAGAAGGTCCATTTCGATACCCAGGATCATGGACCTCAGACCATCACAGGACTGGAGCCCAAGGAGGTTCCCCTGCTCCACCAGCAGCAGGGCAAGGGCTCTGTGGAGTGGGAGAACTCGCACTAT GGTCCACGCTTCATGGCTTCCGAGTACAATTCCAAGTATATCAAGGAAGCTCCAAACCATTCAG ATCTCTTGCTCAAGAAGACGATTAGTTCCAAAGAAGAGACTGGCTTCACTGAAGGGTCAACCAAGAATCCCATTGTCTTCCAGCCACCCTCACAGGCATATCCTGGGGACCCC GTCCCCCACCCAGGACGGAGCATCACCAAGTCGGACTTCCTCCCTATAAGTCACCCTCAG GGAAGTGAGTTTCTCCCTGTGCTGTCCAGAGGCTCTGATCGGGACACAGGATACAGCCGAGTGAATGAAAGGGTCTTGAACCCCAGA ATGCCTGCTCCAAGCCCACAGCCTGCCAGCATGAGCCACAGGTCCTACCAGCCGCCCCAGCGGATGCAACAGACAAACGTTGCCCTGCTCGGCAGGGAGTCTGTGGGGAACAAG GAGCCCACAGGGTTCACTATTAACAACCCCAGCTACGTCCGGAGCTCCTATGAATCGGACAGAGACCAACGGTACCTGACTACCTACAACCAAGG GTACTTCGAGAACATCCCCAAGGGACTGGACCGAGAAGGCTGGACTCGAGGTGGCATCCAGCCCCAGAAAGCAGGAGGCTATGCCCTCAAAGAATCTATTACCCGCATGGACACCACTCCGAACCCCACAGAGACCCTGCGGCAGCTGCACCCTCATGTGGGAAG AACCTTGACTTCGGTTGACCCCTTCTATCGAGACACGCCTCATAGCAACCGCTACACGGCTACCAGCTGA